The sequence GGCGTGGCCGCCATCGTGCTCACCGCCGTCCTCGGCGGCGCCGGCCTGGCGACGGGGGTGCTCAAGGAGTACCGGCCACCGGCGCTCACCCCGGCGGACGTCGTCGGACGCTGGTCCGACGGGCAGGGCGGGACGGTCACCTTCACGGCGGACGGGCGCGTCAGCGCCGTGGACATCGACGAGGACCTCGGCGGCCGCGGCCTGCCGGAGGACACCGCGGACGCGGACGGCCCGGAGGGCGAGGGGACCCGCTGCTCGGGACAGGGCACCTGGACGTACGAACCCGGCGGGGGCGTCCGGTCGCAGGAGGTCCACACCACCGTCGACGCGTGCGGCTTCGCACCCTGGAGCATCGGCGGCACGGAGGACCGGCCCACCCTCTACCAGTACATCGGCGACCCGGACTCCTGGGACCTGTACGTACTGAGGAGGGCGGACGACGGCCCGTGACGGCACCGGCCGCTCACACGCCGCCGCGCACCGGCTCCACCTTCGCCAGCCACGTCGTGAGCAGCCGCTCCAACTGCGCCGCCTCCCGCGGCTCCAAGGCGTCCAGCAGGGCCCGTTCGTTCTCCATGTGGTCCGTGAACGCCCGGTCGATCAGCGTCCGTCCGGCCTCCGTGAGCGCGACCACCCGGCCCCGGCCGTCGGCGGCCGACCGACGCCGCGCCACCAGGCCGTCGCGCTCCAGACGGTCGATCCGCTTGGTCATCGCCCCCGTGGTGACCATCGTGTGCGCGGCCAGTTCACCCGGCGCGCGCTCGAAGGGCTCTCCGGCCCGGCGCAGCGTGGCCAGGACGTCGAACTCCCCCTCGGACAGGCCGTAGCGGCGGTAGACGAGTTGCAGGCGCGCGGTCAGGAGCAGGCCCAGGCGGTGCAGCCGGCCGATGACCGCCTGCGGCGAGACGTCCACGTCGGGGCGCTCCCGCGCCCACTCGGCCTGGATGCGCGCCACCCGGTCCGAGGCGGCTTCGCCCGCCGGCTCCGCCCCTGCCGCCACCTCGTTTCCGGGCTCGTCTTCGGGCTCGGTTCTGCGCTCGACCCGCCGATTATCTTCCATGGAAGCTACTATACCTTCCATGGAAGGTAATATGAGATGGACACTGACCACGGCCGTGGCACCGGTCGCCTGGGGCGCGACCTACTTCGTCACCCGGGAGTTCCTTCCCGCCGGAAATCCCCTGTACGGAGCGGTGATCCGGGCGCTCCCCGCCGGGCTGCTCCTGCTGGCCGTGTGCCGGAAGCTGCCGCGCGGGAGCTGGTGGCTCAAGTCCCTGGTCCTGGGCGCGCTGAACATGAGCGGCTTCTTCGCGCTCGTGTACGTGGCGGCCCAGCGCCTCCCGACGAGCATGGCCTCGATCATCATGGCGGTGGTGCCCCTGGCCATGATGCTGCTCGCCTGGGGGCTCGTCGGCGAGCGGCCGGGGTCGCGGCATCTCGCGGGGGCCGGCGCCGGCATCGCGGGCGTCTGCCTGATGGTGTTCACGGCGACCGGGCCCGTGGACGCCCTCGGCATCCTCGCCTCCGTCGCCGCCATGGGCGTCTCCTCGTTCGGGTACGTCCTCGCCAAGCGCTGGAGCGGCGAGGTGGACGTCCTCGCCTCGACCGGCTGGCAGCTGACCGGCGGTGGGCTGCTGCTCCTGCCCTTCGCGGTCCTGGCCGAGGGTGCGCCGCCCTCGCTCGACGGTCCGGCTCTCCTCGGCTTCGCCTACGTCACCGTCGTGGCGACGGCGGTCGCCTTCGCCGCCTGGTTCGCCGGTCTGGCCCACCTGCCCGCGGGCACGGTCGGTCTCCTCGGGCTGCTCAACCCGGTGACAGGCGTCCTGCTGGGCGTCCTGATCGCCCACGAGACGCTGTCGGGGCGGCAGATGTGCGGCCTGCTGCTCACCCTCTGCGGCGTCCTGCTCGGCCGGCAAACAGCCCGGCCGCACCGGACGCCGGGCCGGGCCGGGGACCGGACGCCCGAACAGACCGGGAACCGGCCCCCCGACCGGACGCACGAACAAACCGGGAACCGGCCCCCCGACCGAACCGGGAACCGGACGCACGAACAGACCGTGAGCCCGACGCCCGACCGGACCGGGGTCCCGGCACCCGACCGGACCGGACACCGGGAAGTCGTGGAGTGCGCCCGCGGGGACGGCCCGGCCGGGAGGTGAACCGGAGTCCGCCGCCCGCCGATGGGAACGCTCCCGCGATCACGCGCGGGGCGCCCCTCGGCGGGTGCCGCCGCCCGCCGTCCACAGCTCACCCCTTGACCGTGAACTCCCCCCGCAGCAGCACCTCGTCCCGGGACGACGGGCCCACCAGCAGTTCGAAGCGGCCCGGCTCCACCCGGCGCACGCCCTCCGCGTCCACGAGCGCGCAGTCGGCCACCGGAAGCGCGAAGAGGATCTCGCGCGACTCCCCCGGGGCCAGCGCCACCTGCCGGTAGGCCTTCAGCTCCTTCTCCGCCCAGGTCACCGACGTCACCGTGTCGCTCACGTACAGCTGCGCCGTCTCCAGCGCGGGCCGCGCCCCCGTGTTGGTCACCGTGACCCGGGCCCGTACGGTCTCCGACGCGTCGACCACCGCCGTCAGCACCTCCAGGTCCGTGTAGGCGACCGTCGAATAGCTCAGCCCCTCGCCGAAGGCGAACGCCGGACGCTGGGTGAGGTCCGCGTAGCGCGTACCGTGCTGGCCGCGCACCTGGTTGTAGTACGTCGGCTGCTGGCCCGCGTGCCGGGCGAAGGACAGCGGCAGCCGACCGGTCGGCTCGATCCGCCCGAGGAGCAGTTCGGCGACCGCCCGGCCGCCGAGCATGCCCGGGTTCGCCGCGTACACGATCGCCGCCGCACCGAGCGCGGACGGCGGCAGCACCAGCGGCTTGGAGCTGATGACGACGACGACCAGCGGCTTCCCCGTCGCGGCCAGGGCGTCCAGCAACGCGACCTGGTCGCCGACGAGTTCGAGGGTCGCCGTCGACTTGCCCTCGCCGACCAGCTCGATGCGGTCGCCGACGACGGCCACCACATGGTCGGCGGCCTCGGCGGCGGCGACGGCCTCGGCGATCAGTTCCGGGTCGGGCGCCGCCGGGTGGACGACCTCGGGGCGGGGCTGCCCGTCGGGGAAGAACTCCCCCTCCGGGTCCGGCCCGACATCCAGGATCCGGGCCCCGGGCGCGTACGAGACGGTCCAGCCGGCGGGCGCCTGGTCGCGGAAGCCGTCCAGAACCGTACGGATCATGGCGCGCGGCTGGCCGTCCGGCAGCCAGTCGGCCTGCCCGGAGGAACCCGCCCAGTCGCCCAACTGGGTCTGTGCGTCATCCGCGTTGGGCCCGACGACCGCGACCGTGCGGGGACCGGGGCCGGTGGCCCGCCCGGCCGAACCGGTACCGGGGCCGGAGGACCGCGCCTCCCCTTCGGCCTCCGAACCGCCCGCGAACGGCAGCGTCCCGTCGTTGGTCAGCAGTACCAGCGAACGGCGGGCGGCCTCCAGGTTCAGCTCCGCGTGCGCCCCGCAGCCGATGACCGCAGCCTGCCGGTCGGCATCGGGGTGGCGCGGGTCCTCGAAGAGCCCGAGCTCGAACTTGAGCGTCAGGATGCGGCGTACGGCGGCGTCGATCTCCGCCTCCGCCAACTGACCCTGCGCTACCGCCTCCTGGGCCCCCTCGAAGAAGCCCGACGTGGTCATCACCATGTCGTTGCCCGCGCGGACCGCCGCCGCCGACGCCTGCGCGTAGTCGGCGTAGACCTTCTGCTCCCACACCATCCGGCCGACGTTGTCCCAGTCGGTGACCAGGGTCCCGGTGTAGCCCCACTCGCCGCGCAGCACCTCGTCGAGCAGCCA is a genomic window of Streptomyces sp. YPW6 containing:
- a CDS encoding EamA family transporter — translated: MRWTLTTAVAPVAWGATYFVTREFLPAGNPLYGAVIRALPAGLLLLAVCRKLPRGSWWLKSLVLGALNMSGFFALVYVAAQRLPTSMASIIMAVVPLAMMLLAWGLVGERPGSRHLAGAGAGIAGVCLMVFTATGPVDALGILASVAAMGVSSFGYVLAKRWSGEVDVLASTGWQLTGGGLLLLPFAVLAEGAPPSLDGPALLGFAYVTVVATAVAFAAWFAGLAHLPAGTVGLLGLLNPVTGVLLGVLIAHETLSGRQMCGLLLTLCGVLLGRQTARPHRTPGRAGDRTPEQTGNRPPDRTHEQTGNRPPDRTGNRTHEQTVSPTPDRTGVPAPDRTGHREVVECARGDGPAGR
- a CDS encoding MarR family winged helix-turn-helix transcriptional regulator, translated to MARIQAEWARERPDVDVSPQAVIGRLHRLGLLLTARLQLVYRRYGLSEGEFDVLATLRRAGEPFERAPGELAAHTMVTTGAMTKRIDRLERDGLVARRRSAADGRGRVVALTEAGRTLIDRAFTDHMENERALLDALEPREAAQLERLLTTWLAKVEPVRGGV
- a CDS encoding glycoside hydrolase family 3 N-terminal domain-containing protein, whose amino-acid sequence is MGLKPPYLDPALPVAERVADLLGRMTLPEKVGQMLQLNAKEGVRHLVEDLHAGSILHASPERVREAAALTAKTRLRIPLLVAEDCIHGHSFWEGATIYPTQLGMAATWDPELVERIARATAVEVAATGVHWTFSPVLCITRDLRWGRVSETFGEDPFLIGELASAMVRGYQGDGPADPTAILACAKHFAGYSETQGGRDASEADISRRKLRSWFLPPFERVAKEGCRTFMLGYQSMDGVPITVNNWLLDEVLRGEWGYTGTLVTDWDNVGRMVWEQKVYADYAQASAAAVRAGNDMVMTTSGFFEGAQEAVAQGQLAEAEIDAAVRRILTLKFELGLFEDPRHPDADRQAAVIGCGAHAELNLEAARRSLVLLTNDGTLPFAGGSEAEGEARSSGPGTGSAGRATGPGPRTVAVVGPNADDAQTQLGDWAGSSGQADWLPDGQPRAMIRTVLDGFRDQAPAGWTVSYAPGARILDVGPDPEGEFFPDGQPRPEVVHPAAPDPELIAEAVAAAEAADHVVAVVGDRIELVGEGKSTATLELVGDQVALLDALAATGKPLVVVVISSKPLVLPPSALGAAAIVYAANPGMLGGRAVAELLLGRIEPTGRLPLSFARHAGQQPTYYNQVRGQHGTRYADLTQRPAFAFGEGLSYSTVAYTDLEVLTAVVDASETVRARVTVTNTGARPALETAQLYVSDTVTSVTWAEKELKAYRQVALAPGESREILFALPVADCALVDAEGVRRVEPGRFELLVGPSSRDEVLLRGEFTVKG